From one Synechocystis sp. PCC 6803 substr. PCC-P genomic stretch:
- the hisH gene encoding imidazole glycerol phosphate synthase subunit HisH translates to MGYIAVVDYDMGNLHSVCKGLEKVGGNPLVTDQAHVIDGATAIVLPGVGSFDPAVQHLRARGLEEVLKTAIAKGIPFLGICLGSQLLFDSSEEGQETGLGIIPGQVKHFRSEPGLTIPHMGWNGLQFNQPDLCLWQDLPPEPQVYFVHSYYMAPLDPQVIAASTTHGSQTIAAAIAKDNVMAVQFHPEKSSTLGLKILANFVKKVALSDI, encoded by the coding sequence ATGGGTTACATCGCCGTCGTTGATTATGATATGGGCAATCTCCACTCCGTCTGTAAGGGTTTGGAGAAAGTGGGAGGCAATCCCCTGGTAACGGACCAGGCCCACGTTATCGACGGTGCTACGGCTATTGTCCTGCCGGGGGTAGGTTCCTTTGATCCAGCGGTGCAGCATTTGCGGGCCAGGGGTTTGGAAGAGGTGCTCAAAACGGCGATCGCCAAGGGAATTCCTTTTTTGGGCATTTGTTTAGGTTCCCAACTGCTATTTGACAGTTCTGAAGAAGGCCAGGAAACGGGGCTGGGCATTATTCCCGGACAAGTGAAACATTTCCGTTCCGAGCCGGGACTGACCATTCCCCACATGGGCTGGAATGGATTGCAGTTTAACCAACCGGATTTATGTCTCTGGCAAGATTTACCCCCGGAACCCCAAGTTTACTTCGTCCACTCCTACTACATGGCTCCCCTTGATCCCCAGGTAATTGCCGCTAGTACCACCCACGGCAGTCAAACCATCGCAGCGGCGATCGCCAAGGATAATGTGATGGCGGTGCAATTCCACCCGGAAAAATCCTCCACCCTGGGGCTAAAAATTTTGGCTAACTTTGTCAAAAAAGTTGCTTTGAGCGATATTTAA
- the thrS gene encoding threonine--tRNA ligase, whose product MAKTVVSPDTIALPRTSESEQLKKIRHTTSHVMAMAVQKLFPKAQVTIGPWTETGFYYDFDVAEPFTEADLKAIKKEMVKIINKKLPVIREEISREEAKQRIESIQEPYKLEILDSIHEPITVYHLGDQWWDLCAGPHLESTADINPKAIALESVAGAYWRGDANKAQLQRIYGTAWETPEQLAEYQRRKEEALKRDHRKLGKELGLFIFADPVGPGLPLWTPKGTIIRTILEDFLKQEQIKRGYLPVVTPHIARVDLFKQSGHWQKYQEDMFPMMAESPEEAAQEMGFVLKPMNCPFHIQIYKSELRSYRDLPLRLAEFGTVYRYEQSGELGGLTRVRGFTVDDSHLFVTPDQLDEEFLSVVDLILTVFKSLQLKNFKARLSFRDPESDKYIGSDEAWEKAQGAIRRAVQELEMDYFEAPGEAAFYGPKLDFIFQDALEREWQLGTVQVDYNLPERFDLEYIAADGSRQRPVMIHRAPFGSLERLIGILIEEYAGDFPLWLAPIQVRLLAVSDEFLPFAQSIVQQMQSLGLRAEVDTSGDRLGKMIRNAEKQKIPVMAVIGAKEVEANALNIRTRASGELGEIPVTEVLEKLQATVTNHDTW is encoded by the coding sequence ATGGCCAAAACCGTAGTTTCCCCCGATACCATTGCCCTTCCCCGTACCAGTGAGTCGGAGCAACTAAAAAAAATCCGCCACACCACTTCCCACGTCATGGCCATGGCGGTGCAGAAACTTTTTCCCAAAGCCCAAGTGACCATTGGTCCCTGGACGGAAACGGGGTTTTACTACGATTTTGATGTGGCAGAACCGTTTACAGAGGCAGATTTAAAGGCCATCAAAAAAGAGATGGTGAAAATCATCAATAAAAAATTGCCAGTAATTCGAGAAGAAATTAGTCGGGAAGAGGCTAAACAAAGAATTGAATCCATCCAAGAACCCTACAAATTAGAAATCCTCGACAGCATCCACGAACCCATCACCGTTTACCATCTGGGGGATCAATGGTGGGATCTTTGTGCTGGGCCCCATTTGGAATCCACGGCGGACATTAATCCCAAGGCGATCGCCTTAGAAAGTGTGGCCGGGGCCTACTGGCGGGGGGATGCCAACAAAGCTCAGCTCCAACGGATTTACGGTACTGCTTGGGAAACCCCGGAACAATTGGCGGAATACCAACGGCGCAAGGAAGAAGCTCTCAAAAGAGATCACCGTAAATTAGGCAAAGAATTGGGGCTATTTATTTTTGCTGACCCAGTGGGCCCCGGTTTACCCCTCTGGACTCCCAAGGGGACCATTATCCGCACCATTTTGGAGGATTTTCTCAAGCAAGAACAAATTAAAAGGGGTTATTTGCCCGTGGTTACCCCCCACATCGCCCGGGTAGATCTATTTAAACAATCGGGGCATTGGCAGAAATACCAGGAAGATATGTTCCCCATGATGGCGGAATCTCCCGAGGAAGCGGCGCAGGAAATGGGCTTTGTGCTTAAACCGATGAACTGCCCTTTCCACATTCAAATTTACAAGAGTGAACTGCGCTCCTATCGGGATTTGCCCCTACGGTTAGCGGAATTTGGTACTGTTTATCGCTACGAGCAATCGGGGGAACTGGGGGGATTAACCAGGGTGCGGGGCTTTACGGTGGACGATTCCCATTTATTCGTTACTCCAGATCAGTTAGACGAGGAATTTTTGAGCGTAGTGGATCTGATTCTGACCGTGTTTAAAAGTTTGCAACTGAAAAACTTTAAAGCCCGCCTCTCTTTCCGGGATCCAGAATCCGACAAATACATTGGCTCCGATGAAGCTTGGGAAAAGGCCCAGGGAGCTATCCGTCGGGCGGTGCAGGAATTAGAGATGGATTATTTTGAAGCCCCAGGGGAAGCGGCTTTCTACGGCCCCAAACTAGATTTCATTTTCCAAGACGCCCTGGAACGGGAATGGCAACTGGGCACCGTGCAGGTGGATTACAACTTACCAGAAAGGTTTGATTTGGAGTACATTGCCGCCGATGGTTCCCGCCAACGCCCTGTAATGATTCACCGGGCCCCCTTCGGTTCCTTGGAAAGGTTAATCGGCATTTTAATTGAAGAGTATGCGGGGGATTTTCCCCTCTGGTTAGCTCCCATTCAAGTTCGCTTACTGGCGGTGAGTGATGAGTTTTTACCCTTTGCCCAATCCATTGTCCAACAAATGCAATCTTTGGGTTTACGGGCCGAAGTGGATACCAGTGGCGATCGCCTAGGAAAAATGATCCGCAATGCGGAGAAGCAAAAAATCCCGGTTATGGCGGTAATTGGAGCGAAGGAAGTGGAAGCTAATGCCCTCAATATCCGCACCAGGGCTTCGGGGGAATTGGGGGAAATTCCTGTAACGGAAGTGTTGGAAAAATTGCAAGCAACGGTCACCAATCACGATACTTGGTAG
- a CDS encoding Hsp70 family protein — MPYAIDFGTTNTVIARWNEATRQGNLIDLPSLSHPLGDSGPLVPSLLYVENAALGQVAIAREVLDRGRDISTDTRFFKNFKRGIGVAVQGFLPQLDGHTLSLETLGQWYLDKLIRILTEQEGQGPDCLALTVPVDSFESYRHWLSHTCRSWGVEEVRLVDEPTAAALGYGVGDASQILVLDFGGGTVDFSWVQLGDRGQKGRSGFLLKWGGILGGSKAEEKSALAKVLAKAGANLGGSDIDYWISEYFTEAQGLQVSPWIRRLAERLKIALGEAEEATEVYFDDQALESYEFQLRRSDLTEILQQRQFFERLTALWEQVQQTAQRRGLTPANLDAVLVVGGTSQLPMVQDWINAQFPAGKIRNQQPFGAIALGALQIYQGREVQDYLYHSYGVRYWNRRKNSHNWHPIIKNGQTYPMAEPIELTLGASLDNQPSIELIVGELGSSIGATEVYFDGNQLITRVLENQAFTVQPLNDRNGARQIAQLSPPGVPGGDRIKVKFWVDDQRYLRLTVEDLLQQKLLLENQVVAQLR; from the coding sequence GTGCCCTACGCCATTGATTTTGGTACTACCAATACCGTCATTGCTCGCTGGAATGAAGCAACCCGTCAGGGAAATTTAATTGACCTCCCCTCCCTGAGCCATCCCCTGGGGGATAGTGGCCCTTTGGTTCCCAGTTTGCTATATGTGGAAAATGCCGCCCTCGGCCAAGTGGCGATCGCCAGGGAAGTGCTGGATCGGGGCAGGGATATTTCTACGGATACCAGGTTTTTTAAGAACTTTAAGCGGGGCATTGGGGTGGCAGTGCAGGGATTTTTGCCCCAATTGGATGGCCATACCTTGTCCTTAGAGACATTGGGGCAGTGGTATTTAGATAAATTGATCCGAATATTGACAGAGCAGGAGGGTCAAGGGCCGGATTGTTTGGCTTTAACGGTGCCGGTGGATAGCTTTGAATCCTATCGCCATTGGCTGAGTCACACCTGTCGCAGTTGGGGAGTGGAAGAAGTACGCCTGGTGGATGAACCGACCGCCGCCGCATTGGGTTACGGAGTGGGGGATGCCAGTCAAATCTTGGTGTTGGATTTTGGTGGGGGAACGGTGGATTTTTCCTGGGTGCAATTGGGGGACAGAGGACAAAAGGGTCGTTCGGGATTTTTGCTCAAATGGGGCGGTATTCTTGGGGGTTCTAAAGCGGAGGAAAAATCAGCCCTGGCCAAGGTATTGGCGAAAGCGGGGGCCAATTTGGGCGGGAGTGACATCGATTATTGGATTAGTGAATATTTCACCGAGGCTCAGGGTTTACAGGTTTCCCCCTGGATTAGACGATTAGCGGAAAGATTGAAAATTGCCCTAGGGGAAGCGGAAGAAGCCACAGAGGTTTACTTCGACGATCAAGCCCTGGAATCCTATGAATTTCAACTACGGCGATCGGACTTAACAGAAATTTTGCAACAACGGCAATTTTTTGAACGATTAACAGCCCTGTGGGAACAGGTTCAGCAAACGGCCCAACGGCGAGGTTTGACTCCCGCTAACCTGGATGCAGTGTTGGTGGTGGGGGGCACCAGTCAATTGCCCATGGTGCAGGATTGGATTAACGCCCAATTTCCCGCCGGTAAAATTCGCAATCAACAACCCTTTGGGGCGATCGCCTTGGGAGCGTTGCAAATTTACCAAGGCCGTGAGGTGCAGGATTATCTCTACCATAGCTACGGAGTTAGGTATTGGAATCGGCGTAAAAATAGCCATAATTGGCACCCAATTATTAAAAATGGGCAAACCTACCCCATGGCCGAACCCATTGAATTAACCCTAGGCGCTTCCTTGGATAATCAGCCCAGCATTGAATTAATTGTGGGGGAACTAGGTTCCAGCATTGGGGCTACGGAAGTTTACTTTGACGGTAATCAGTTAATTACCAGGGTTTTAGAAAATCAAGCATTCACGGTCCAACCCCTCAATGACCGCAATGGGGCCCGACAAATTGCCCAACTTTCTCCCCCTGGGGTGCCCGGTGGCGATCGCATCAAGGTCAAATTTTGGGTAGATGACCAGCGCTACCTGCGTCTGACGGTGGAGGATTTGTTGCAGCAAAAGCTGTTACTGGAAAATCAAGTGGTAGCCCAGTTGCGTTAG
- a CDS encoding NAD(P)/FAD-dependent oxidoreductase — protein MITTDVVIIGAGHNGLVCAAYLLQRGLGVTLLEKREVPGGAATTEALMPELSPQFRFNRCAIDHEFIFLGPVLQELNLAQYGLEYLFCDPSVFCPGLDGQAFMSYRSLEKTCAHIATYSPRDAEKYRQFVNYWTDLLNAVQPAFNAPPQALLDLALNYGWENLKSVLAIAGSKTKALDFIRTMIGSPEDVLNEWFDSERVKAPLARLCSEIGAPPSQKGSSSGMMMVAMRHLEGIARPKGGTGALTEALVKLVQAQGGKILTDQTVKRVLVENNQAIGVEVANGEQYRAKKGVISNIDARRLFLQLVEPGALAKVNQNLGERLERRTVNNNEAILKIDCALSGLPHFTAMAGPEDLTGTILIADSVRHVEEAHALIALGQIPDANPSLYLDIPTVLDPTMAPPGQHTLWIEFFAPYRIAGLEGTGLMGTGWTDELKEKVADRVIDKLTDYAPNLKSLIIGRRVESPAELAQRLGSYNGNVYHLDMSLDQMMFLRPLPEIANYQTPIKNLYLTGAGTHPGGSISGMPGRNCARVFLKQQRRFW, from the coding sequence ATGATCACCACCGATGTTGTCATTATTGGGGCGGGGCACAATGGCTTAGTCTGTGCAGCCTATTTGCTCCAACGGGGCTTGGGGGTGACGTTACTAGAAAAGCGGGAAGTACCAGGGGGGGCGGCCACCACAGAAGCTCTCATGCCGGAGCTATCCCCCCAGTTTCGCTTTAACCGCTGTGCCATTGACCACGAATTTATCTTTCTGGGGCCGGTGTTGCAGGAGCTAAATTTAGCCCAGTATGGTTTGGAATATTTATTTTGTGACCCCAGTGTTTTTTGTCCGGGGCTGGATGGCCAAGCTTTTATGAGCTACCGTTCCCTAGAAAAAACCTGTGCCCACATTGCCACCTATAGCCCCCGAGATGCGGAAAAATATCGGCAATTTGTCAATTATTGGACGGATTTGCTCAACGCTGTCCAGCCTGCTTTTAATGCTCCGCCCCAGGCTTTACTAGATTTAGCCCTGAACTATGGTTGGGAAAACTTAAAATCCGTGCTGGCGATCGCCGGGTCGAAAACCAAGGCGTTGGATTTTATCCGCACTATGATCGGCTCCCCGGAAGATGTGCTCAATGAATGGTTCGACAGCGAACGGGTTAAAGCTCCTTTAGCTAGACTATGTTCGGAAATTGGCGCTCCCCCATCCCAAAAGGGTAGTAGCTCCGGCATGATGATGGTGGCCATGCGGCATTTGGAGGGAATTGCCAGACCAAAAGGAGGCACTGGAGCCCTCACAGAAGCCTTGGTGAAGTTAGTGCAAGCCCAAGGGGGAAAAATCCTCACTGACCAAACCGTCAAACGGGTATTGGTGGAAAACAACCAGGCGATCGGGGTGGAGGTAGCTAACGGAGAACAGTACCGGGCCAAAAAAGGCGTGATTTCTAACATCGATGCCCGCCGTTTATTTTTGCAATTGGTGGAACCGGGGGCCCTAGCCAAGGTGAATCAAAACCTAGGGGAACGACTGGAACGGCGCACTGTGAACAATAACGAAGCCATTTTAAAAATCGATTGTGCCCTCTCCGGTTTACCCCACTTCACTGCCATGGCCGGGCCGGAGGATCTAACGGGAACTATTTTGATTGCCGACTCGGTACGCCATGTCGAGGAAGCCCACGCCCTCATTGCCTTGGGGCAAATTCCCGATGCTAATCCGTCTTTATATTTGGATATTCCCACTGTATTGGACCCCACCATGGCCCCCCCTGGGCAGCACACCCTCTGGATCGAATTTTTTGCCCCCTACCGCATCGCCGGGTTGGAAGGGACAGGGTTAATGGGCACAGGTTGGACCGATGAGTTAAAGGAAAAAGTGGCGGATCGGGTGATTGATAAATTAACGGACTATGCCCCTAACCTAAAATCTCTGATCATTGGTCGCCGAGTGGAAAGTCCCGCCGAACTGGCCCAACGGCTGGGAAGTTACAACGGCAATGTCTATCATCTGGATATGAGTTTGGACCAAATGATGTTCCTCCGGCCTCTACCGGAAATTGCCAACTACCAAACCCCCATCAAAAATCTTTACTTAACAGGGGCGGGTACCCATCCCGGTGGCTCCATATCAGGTATGCCCGGTAGAAATTGCGCTCGGGTCTTTTTAAAACAACAACGTCGTTTTTGGTAA
- a CDS encoding methyltransferase domain-containing protein → MASATIASADLYEKIKNFYDDSSGLWEDVWGEHMHHGYYGPHGTYRIDRRQAQIDLIKELLAWAVPQNSAKPRKILDLGCGIGGSSLYLAQQHQAEVMGASLSPVQVERAGERARALGLGSTCQFQVANALDLPFASDSFDWVWSLESGEHMPNKAQFLQEAWRVLKPGGRLILATWCHRPIDPGNGPLTADERRHLQAIYDVYCLPYVVSLPDYEAIARECGFGEIKTADWSVAVAPFWDRVIESAFDPRVLWALGQAGPKIINAALCLRLMKWGYERGLVRFGLLTGIKPLV, encoded by the coding sequence ATGGCCAGCGCCACCATTGCCAGTGCAGACCTCTACGAAAAAATTAAAAATTTCTACGACGACTCCAGCGGTCTCTGGGAAGACGTTTGGGGTGAGCATATGCACCACGGCTACTACGGTCCCCACGGCACCTATCGGATCGATCGCCGCCAGGCTCAAATTGATCTGATCAAAGAACTATTGGCCTGGGCAGTGCCCCAAAATAGCGCCAAACCACGAAAAATTCTCGATTTAGGCTGTGGCATTGGCGGCAGTAGTTTGTACTTGGCCCAGCAACACCAAGCAGAAGTGATGGGGGCTAGTCTTTCCCCAGTGCAGGTGGAACGGGCGGGGGAAAGGGCCAGGGCCCTGGGGTTGGGCTCAACCTGCCAGTTTCAGGTGGCCAATGCCTTGGATTTGCCCTTTGCTTCCGATTCCTTTGACTGGGTTTGGTCGTTGGAAAGTGGGGAGCACATGCCCAACAAAGCTCAGTTTTTACAAGAAGCTTGGCGGGTACTTAAACCAGGTGGCCGTCTGATTTTAGCGACCTGGTGTCATCGTCCCATTGATCCCGGCAATGGCCCCCTGACTGCCGATGAACGTCGCCATCTCCAAGCCATCTATGACGTTTACTGTTTGCCCTATGTGGTTTCCCTGCCGGACTACGAGGCGATCGCCAGGGAATGTGGGTTTGGGGAAATTAAGACTGCCGATTGGTCAGTGGCGGTGGCACCTTTTTGGGACCGGGTGATTGAGTCTGCGTTCGATCCCCGGGTGTTGTGGGCCTTGGGGCAAGCGGGGCCAAAAATTATCAATGCCGCCCTGTGTTTACGATTAATGAAATGGGGCTATGAACGGGGATTAGTGCGTTTTGGCTTATTAACGGGGATAAAGCCTTTAGTTTGA
- the hppD gene encoding 4-hydroxyphenylpyruvate dioxygenase translates to MEFDYLHLYVDDYQSAHRCYQRQWGFTCVNKIITDQGITGIYQQGQILLLISASESSLSRYADYLQKHPPGVGEVAWQVANWQKIQHQLSELQIETTPVIHPLTKAEGLTFLLWGDVHHSIYPVRSELNQNKTLHGVGLTTIDHVVLNIAADQFTQASQWYQQVFGWSVQQSFTVNTPHSGLYSEALASANGKVQFNLNCPTNNSSQIQTFLANNHGAGIQHVAFSTTSITRTVAHLRERGVNFLKIPTGYYQQQRNSSYFNYASLDWDTLQCLEILLDDQDNTGERLLLQIFSQPCYGVGTLFWEIIERRHRAKGFGQGNFQALYEAVETLEKQLEVP, encoded by the coding sequence ATGGAATTCGACTATCTTCATTTATACGTTGACGATTATCAGTCAGCTCATCGTTGTTATCAACGTCAATGGGGTTTCACTTGCGTAAATAAAATTATTACTGACCAAGGAATTACTGGCATCTACCAACAGGGGCAAATACTTCTGCTAATTTCGGCATCGGAATCTAGTTTGAGTAGATATGCCGACTATCTCCAGAAACATCCCCCCGGCGTAGGTGAAGTCGCTTGGCAGGTGGCCAATTGGCAAAAAATTCAGCATCAATTATCAGAATTACAGATAGAAACCACACCAGTTATTCATCCTCTGACTAAAGCAGAAGGATTAACTTTTTTGCTCTGGGGAGATGTGCACCATAGCATTTATCCTGTTCGTTCTGAGCTAAATCAGAATAAAACATTGCATGGTGTTGGTTTAACGACCATCGACCATGTGGTGCTAAACATTGCCGCCGATCAATTTACCCAGGCTTCCCAATGGTATCAACAGGTGTTTGGCTGGTCGGTGCAGCAGAGTTTTACTGTCAATACGCCCCATTCTGGTCTGTATAGCGAAGCCCTGGCCAGTGCCAATGGGAAAGTCCAATTTAACCTCAATTGTCCCACCAATAACAGTTCCCAAATTCAAACTTTTTTAGCCAATAACCATGGGGCTGGTATTCAACATGTCGCTTTTTCCACTACGAGTATTACGCGAACTGTGGCTCATCTGCGGGAAAGGGGCGTAAATTTTTTAAAAATCCCCACTGGCTATTATCAACAGCAAAGAAACAGTAGCTATTTTAATTATGCAAGTTTGGATTGGGATACCTTACAGTGCCTAGAAATTTTGCTGGATGATCAAGATAATACGGGGGAGCGATTACTGCTACAAATTTTTAGTCAGCCTTGCTATGGAGTAGGCACTCTATTTTGGGAAATTATTGAACGCCGCCACCGGGCAAAAGGATTTGGTCAAGGAAACTTTCAAGCTCTCTATGAAGCGGTGGAGACTTTAGAAAAACAGTTAGAAGTGCCATAA
- a CDS encoding aldehyde dehydrogenase family protein — MNTAKTVVAEQRDFFRQGKTKSVQDRLTALAKLKTQIQAQEEEIIKALKQDFGKPTFESYVNEILGVIREINYYQKHLQQWSKPQRVGTNLMVFPASAQLRPEPLGVVLIISPWNYPFYLCLMPLIGAIAAGNCVVVKPSEYTPAISGVITRLIQNVFSPAWATVVEGDETISQQLLQEKFDHIFFTGSPRVGRLIMAAAAEQLTPVTLELGGKSPCVVDREINLQETAKRIMWGKLVNAGQTCVAPDYLLVEQSCLEQLLPALQQAIQMLFGENPAHSPDYTRIVNQQQWSRLVSLLSHGKVITRGDHNEGDRYIAPTLIIDPDLNSPLMQEEIFGPILPILTYQSLSEAIDFINIKPKPLALYFFSNNRQKQEEILQSTSSGSVCLNDILLHLTVTDLPFGGVGESGMGRYHGKATFDTLSNYKSILRRPFWGETNLRYSPYGKKMNLIKKLFS; from the coding sequence ATGAATACTGCTAAAACTGTTGTTGCTGAGCAAAGGGACTTTTTTCGTCAGGGCAAAACTAAATCAGTCCAAGATAGATTAACAGCTCTAGCAAAATTAAAAACGCAAATTCAAGCCCAGGAAGAGGAAATTATTAAGGCCCTTAAGCAAGATTTTGGTAAGCCCACCTTTGAAAGCTATGTAAACGAAATTTTGGGGGTAATTAGGGAAATTAATTATTATCAAAAACATCTTCAGCAATGGTCTAAGCCCCAACGGGTAGGTACGAATCTGATGGTTTTTCCTGCCAGTGCCCAGTTAAGACCAGAACCCCTTGGTGTAGTGCTAATTATTAGCCCCTGGAATTATCCTTTTTATCTTTGTTTAATGCCCTTGATCGGGGCGATCGCCGCTGGAAATTGTGTGGTGGTAAAGCCGTCGGAATATACTCCAGCTATTAGTGGGGTAATTACCAGATTAATCCAAAATGTATTTTCCCCGGCTTGGGCAACAGTGGTGGAGGGAGATGAAACCATTAGCCAACAATTGTTACAGGAAAAATTTGACCATATTTTCTTTACCGGCAGCCCTAGGGTGGGTCGGTTAATTATGGCAGCTGCGGCAGAGCAATTAACCCCAGTTACGTTGGAATTGGGGGGTAAATCTCCCTGTGTGGTGGATAGGGAAATCAACCTCCAGGAAACAGCCAAACGCATTATGTGGGGCAAGCTAGTCAATGCTGGCCAAACCTGTGTGGCACCGGATTATTTATTGGTGGAGCAATCCTGCTTAGAACAACTTTTACCAGCTTTACAACAGGCAATTCAGATGCTTTTCGGGGAAAATCCAGCCCATAGCCCTGACTACACTCGCATTGTTAACCAACAACAATGGTCACGGTTAGTTAGTTTATTAAGCCATGGCAAAGTAATTACAAGGGGAGATCATAACGAAGGCGATCGCTACATTGCCCCAACTTTAATCATCGATCCAGATTTAAATTCTCCCTTAATGCAAGAGGAAATATTTGGCCCAATTTTGCCAATTTTAACTTATCAGAGTTTGTCAGAAGCAATAGATTTTATTAACATCAAACCTAAACCATTGGCACTTTATTTTTTTAGCAATAATCGGCAAAAACAGGAGGAAATTTTGCAATCTACCAGTTCCGGTAGTGTTTGTTTGAACGATATTTTGCTTCATTTAACTGTGACAGACTTACCCTTTGGTGGGGTGGGAGAAAGTGGTATGGGACGCTACCATGGCAAGGCTACTTTTGACACATTGAGCAATTATAAAAGCATTTTACGACGACCCTTTTGGGGGGAAACTAATTTACGCTATTCTCCCTATGGCAAAAAAATGAATTTAATCAAAAAGTTGTTCTCCTAG
- a CDS encoding TIGR04283 family arsenosugar biosynthesis glycosyltransferase produces the protein MADRPQLSIIIPVFNEAKILQKSPTENTRQYLGQFTEDQRIEILIIDGGSQDSTVELCQTYADSLPLHVFISPQTGRANQMNYGASLSRSEWLLFLHLDSILPHDFFTQIAEILTNSSYIAGAFGLTIDLPGRPYRWLEKLILWRSIYAQKPYGDQGLFIQRQDFQQLGGFADLPIMEDYQFMQKLGKQRGKVAIAGGKVITSGRRWQKLGLLRTTAINQLVVAGYHLGVSPQTLVHWYRGAKPNRGNRPNSDGTSC, from the coding sequence ATGGCCGACCGTCCCCAGTTGAGTATTATTATTCCCGTGTTTAATGAAGCAAAAATTTTACAAAAGTCTCCGACTGAAAATACCAGACAATATTTGGGACAATTTACCGAGGATCAACGGATAGAAATTTTAATTATTGATGGGGGCAGTCAGGATAGCACAGTGGAGTTATGCCAGACCTATGCTGATTCTTTACCTTTACACGTTTTTATTAGTCCCCAAACAGGGCGGGCTAACCAAATGAATTATGGTGCTAGTTTATCTAGGAGTGAATGGTTATTATTTTTACATTTAGATAGTATTTTGCCCCATGACTTTTTTACTCAAATTGCTGAGATATTAACCAATTCTAGTTACATAGCCGGAGCTTTTGGTTTAACTATTGATCTCCCCGGTAGACCCTATCGTTGGCTAGAAAAATTAATTCTTTGGCGCTCCATTTACGCCCAAAAACCCTATGGCGATCAAGGTTTATTTATCCAACGGCAAGATTTTCAACAGTTGGGAGGGTTTGCTGATTTGCCCATTATGGAAGATTACCAATTTATGCAAAAACTGGGAAAACAACGGGGCAAGGTGGCGATCGCCGGGGGCAAAGTGATTACATCTGGACGGCGGTGGCAAAAGCTGGGGCTACTGCGGACTACGGCCATTAACCAGCTGGTGGTGGCGGGCTATCATCTGGGGGTTTCTCCCCAAACCTTGGTCCATTGGTATCGGGGGGCAAAACCGAATCGGGGGAACCGGCCAAACTCCGACGGGACTTCTTGTTAG
- a CDS encoding DnaJ C-terminal domain-containing protein — protein sequence MASTDFKDYYQILGVTKTASEAEIKKQFRKLALKYHPDKNPGDKAAEEKFKEISEAYEVLSDPEKRQKYDQFGRYWQQAGTAGQPSGSYGPGVGVDFGGFDFSQYGNFDEFINELLGRFNTPGGGGQRTSYSYSTGGPGFNDFGGFGNAQAPAGDREATLQLTLAEAFRGVEKRLNLGEEMVTVRIPAGAKNGSRVRVRGKGMASPYGQRGDLYLNLQLTPHPFFQFEGDNLVCELAIAPDEAVLGADISVPTPDGMVRMKVPAGVKSGQSLRLKGKGWPNPKQGRGDQLVRLIITAPKNPSAIERECYEKIQAQRTENPRQAVEKYANLLA from the coding sequence ATGGCATCAACAGATTTCAAAGACTATTACCAAATTTTGGGAGTGACCAAAACCGCTTCAGAAGCTGAAATCAAAAAGCAGTTTCGTAAATTAGCACTGAAATATCATCCTGACAAAAATCCTGGGGATAAGGCGGCGGAGGAAAAATTTAAGGAAATTAGCGAAGCCTATGAGGTGCTTTCTGACCCCGAAAAACGCCAGAAATATGACCAATTTGGCCGCTATTGGCAACAGGCTGGCACGGCAGGACAACCCAGTGGCAGCTACGGCCCTGGAGTCGGCGTGGATTTTGGTGGCTTTGACTTTAGCCAGTACGGCAATTTTGACGAATTTATTAATGAACTGTTGGGACGCTTCAATACCCCCGGTGGCGGCGGTCAGAGAACTTCCTACAGCTATTCCACCGGCGGCCCTGGCTTTAATGACTTTGGTGGTTTTGGCAATGCCCAGGCCCCCGCAGGCGATCGGGAAGCAACCCTACAGTTAACTTTGGCGGAAGCTTTTCGGGGAGTGGAAAAACGTCTCAACTTAGGGGAAGAAATGGTCACTGTGCGGATTCCCGCCGGAGCGAAAAATGGCAGTCGAGTACGGGTGAGGGGCAAAGGTATGGCCAGTCCTTACGGTCAAAGGGGGGATTTGTATCTCAACTTGCAACTGACCCCCCATCCATTTTTCCAATTTGAAGGGGATAACCTGGTCTGTGAATTGGCGATCGCCCCGGACGAAGCGGTGTTGGGGGCCGATATTAGTGTACCGACCCCCGATGGCATGGTGCGAATGAAAGTCCCGGCAGGAGTCAAATCCGGCCAATCCCTGCGGTTAAAAGGGAAAGGTTGGCCGAACCCTAAACAGGGCCGTGGTGACCAGTTAGTACGCCTAATCATCACTGCTCCGAAAAATCCCAGCGCCATTGAACGGGAATGCTATGAAAAAATTCAGGCGCAACGGACAGAAAATCCCCGCCAAGCGGTGGAAAAATACGCCAATTTGTTGGCATAG